In one Capricornis sumatraensis isolate serow.1 chromosome 1, serow.2, whole genome shotgun sequence genomic region, the following are encoded:
- the DPM2 gene encoding dolichol phosphate-mannose biosynthesis regulatory protein, with protein sequence MATGTDQVVGLGLVALSLIIFTYYTAWVILLPFIDSQHVIHKYFLPRAYAIAIPLAAGLLLLLFVGIFITYVMLKNQKDTKKAQ encoded by the exons ATG GCCACGGGAACAGACCAGGTGGTGGGACTCGGCCTCGTCGCCCTTAGCCTGATCATCTTCACTTATTACACCGCCTGGGTAATTCTCTTG CCATTCATCGACAGTCAGCATGTCATCCACAAGTATTTCCTGCCCCGAGCCTATGCCATTGCTATCCCACTGGCTGCCGGCCTCCTGCTGCTCCTGTTTGTGG GTATATTCATCACCTACGTGATGCTGAAGAACCAGAAGGATACCAAAAAGGCTCAGTGA
- the EEIG1 gene encoding early estrogen-induced gene 1 protein, whose amino-acid sequence MAFLMKKKKFKFQTTFTLEELTAVPFVNGVLFCKVRLLDGGDFVSLSSREEVQENCVRWRKRFTFVCKMSANPATGLLDPCIFRVSVRKELKGGKAYSKLGFADLNLAEFAGSGSTVRCCLLEGYDTKNTRQDNSILKVTIGMFLLSGDPCFKTPPSTAKSISIPGQDSSLQLTCKGGGTSRGGSSNSLTGSRPPKARPTILGSGVPEEPDQNLSSPEEVFHSGHSRNSSYASQQSKISGYSTEQSRSSSLSDLTHRRNTSTSSSTSGGLSMAVEGPEGSEREHRPPEKPPRPPRPPHLSDRSFRRKKDSVESHPTWVDDTRIDADDIVEKIMQSQDFTEGSNTEDSNLRLFVSRDGTTTLSGIQLANRVSSGVYEPVVIESH is encoded by the exons ATGGCTTTCTtgatgaagaagaagaaattcaaatTCCAAACCACTTTCACCCTGGAGGAGCTGACTGCAGTCCCCTTCGTGAATGGGGTTCTCTTCTGCAAGGTCCGGCTGCTGGATGGCGGGGACTTTGTCAGCTTGTCGTCAAG GGAGGAGGTGCAGGAGAACTGCGTGCGGTGGCGGAAGAGGTTCACCTTCGTGTGCAAGATGAGCGCCAACCCGGCCACCGGCCTGCTCGACCCCTGCATCTTCCGTGTGTCTGTGCGCAAG GAGCTGAAAGGTGGGAAGGCTTATTCTAAG CTGGGCTTCGCCGACTTGAACCTGGCAGAGTTTGCAGGCTCAGGCTCCACGGTGCGCTGCTGCCTGCTGGAGGGCTACGACACGAAGAACACTCGACAGGACAACTCCATCCTCAAG GTCACCATTGGAATGTTCCTGCTCTCGGGAGACCCCTGCTTCAAGAC GCCGCCATCCACTGCCAAGTCCATCTCCATTCCAGGCCAGGACTCCTCCCTGCAGCTGACGTGCAAGGGTGGCGGAACCAGCCGCGGGGGCAGCAGCAACTCCCTGACGGGGTCCCGGCCCCCCAAGGCCCGGCCCACCATCCTCGGCTCAG GGGTGCCGGAGGAGCCAGACCAGAACCTGTCCAGCCCTGAGGAGGTGTTCCACTCCGGCCACTCCCGCAACTCCAGCTATGCCAGCCAGCAGTCCAAGATCTCGG GCTACAGCACAGAGCAATCGCGCTCCTCGAGCCTCTCAGACCTGACACACCGCCGGAATACGTccaccagcagcagcacctcGGGCGGCCTCAGCATGGCCGTGGAGGGGCCTGAAGGCAGCGAGCGCGAGCACCGGCCCCCTGAGAAACCACCGCGGCCGCCCCGGCCTCCGCATCTGTCAGACCGCTCGTTCCG GAGGAAGAAGGACTCGGTGGAGAGCCACCCGACCTGGGTGGATGACACGCGCATTGATGCTGATGACATCGTAGAGAAGATCATGCAGAGCCAGGACTTCACGGAAGGGAGCAATACCGAGG ACAGCAACCTCCGGCTATTCGTGAGCCGCGATGGCACCACCACCCTGAGTGGTATCCAGCTGGCCAACAG GGTCTCCTCTGGGGTCTACGAGCCAGTCGTGATTGAAAGCCATTGA